The Lolium perenne isolate Kyuss_39 chromosome 6, Kyuss_2.0, whole genome shotgun sequence genome segment TGTGTAACAATCCTTGTAACCTTGACTTGTACCGCAAGCCCTTATGCATATAAATAGAAACAGAGGGAGAGGAGGCGTGCTATCGAGCAGCCCATTGTTTCATTGTATTAGAGCGGGTCATCCTCCCCGCCGCCTAaacccctccctccctctccaaaaaccctaaccctagccgtcaGCCTCCCTCCCCTCTCCCATCATGACTCCCGAAGAACTCGCAGCCAAGGAGCGCGAGCTCGAGGCTCGTGCCAAAGCCCTAGATGACCGCGAAGCCGCCATCAACCAGCAGCTCATCGCCGCCACCAACACTGCCGCCACCAACGCCGCCGCTTCCCTTCCGGCTGGCCAAATACCCTCCCCACACCCTAACCCAACCAAACCCACCACCACCAATCCCTCCACCTACGCCACCTCCATCAAGCTCCACGTACCGATCACCCTCAGCCTCACCGACGGCAACTACACGAGCTGGAGGGAGCTCTTCCTCATCGCTCTCGGCCGCTACGGCCTCACCGCCCACGTCACCGGCGAGGCTACTCCCTCCGACACGTCTCCAACCTCTGCTTGGGGCCGTGATGACTACACCGTGCTCTCCTGGATCTACGGCTCCATCGACAACGACCTCCTCGGCATCGTCATGCGTCCCGGCTCCACCGCGCTCACCATCTGGAACGCCATCGAGAACCTCTTCCGCGACAACAAGAAGCACCGCGCCATCCAGCTCGAGGCCGACTTCCGCAACACGCCACAGGGCGATCTCTCCATCAGCGACTACTGcgccaagctcaagaacctcgccGATTCCCTCACCGACGCCGGCCAGCCCATCACCGACGAAACGCTGGTTCTGACGCTCCTCCGAGGCCTTAATGACACTTACGCCCATCTTCGTTCGTTTCTCCCCTTTCAGGTGCCATTCCCCTCGTTTCTTCAAACGCGCTCCGCCCTCATCCTGGAAGAAACCCAGCGACGCACCGACGCACGCAACGCCACCTCCACCGCACTCTGGGCCATGGGCCAGAGCGTCCTGCCCAACAATGGAGGCGCCCGTGCCCCTCCTTCTGGCGATCGCTCATCGTCTGCTTCCTTCGGGGGCTCGTCGCCTGCTCCCTTCGGGGGCGATCGCGCCGGCGGTCGCGGCACCAACTACTTCACCAACACCTTCCGCGGCGGAGGCCGCAGACGCGGCAACGGACGCGGTCGTGGGCGCGGCCGCGACAATCCCTGGCAGTTCAATCCCTGGACGGGGGCCCCTACTCGTGCCCAGCTACAGCAGGCCCCGTGGCAGCCACCTCCATCAACACAGTGGCAGCCGCGCTCGTCAACAACATGGCAGCCACCGTCCCCAGGCCTCCTCGGCCCGCGCCCCAGCATAACACCACAGGCGTACACAGCCCAGGGCTCCTACGTCCCCACCGCCCACCAGCAGCAACAGATCGACCCGGCTCTCCTCGCTGCCC includes the following:
- the LOC127309728 gene encoding uncharacterized protein translates to MTPEELAAKERELEARAKALDDREAAINQQLIAATNTAATNAAASLPAGQIPSPHPNPTKPTTTNPSTYATSIKLHVPITLSLTDGNYTSWRELFLIALGRYGLTAHVTGEATPSDTSPTSAWGRDDYTVLSWIYGSIDNDLLGIVMRPGSTALTIWNAIENLFRDNKKHRAIQLEADFRNTPQGDLSISDYCAKLKNLADSLTDAGQPITDETLVLTLLRGLNDTYAHLRSFLPFQVPFPSFLQTRSALILEETQRRTDARNATSTALWAMGQSVLPNNGGARAPPSGDRSSSASFGGSSPAPFGGDRAGGRGTNYFTNTFRGGGRRRGNGRGRGRGRDNPWQFNPWTGAPTRAQLQQAPWQPPPSTQWQPRSSTTWQPPSPGLLGPRPSITPQAYTAQGSYVPTAHQQQQIDPALLAALNNLQLPGNDWHMDTGASSHMAFDPGSSQRDRDSPM